The Paraburkholderia hospita genome includes a window with the following:
- a CDS encoding cupin domain-containing protein, whose amino-acid sequence MKSTLRYLVLTVALLTQGGIDVAQAAGAPMGVFIATPQQLSINQSASKTVGVSQVSGQSAQVLYGDPTKPGLYTVLLRLEPHKRIMPLSHPDSRFVTVLSGTFRIGFGDRYDEAGLRALPPGGIYTEPAHANHFGETGDEPVVVAITGYGPSGTTYANPAEAPKPAK is encoded by the coding sequence ATGAAGTCGACTTTGCGGTACCTGGTGCTGACTGTGGCCCTGCTGACGCAGGGTGGGATTGACGTGGCCCAGGCGGCAGGTGCGCCGATGGGGGTTTTCATCGCAACACCCCAGCAACTCTCGATCAACCAGAGCGCGTCGAAGACTGTCGGCGTGTCGCAGGTCAGCGGCCAGAGCGCTCAGGTCCTCTACGGCGATCCGACGAAGCCAGGCCTTTATACCGTGCTGCTGCGTCTTGAACCGCACAAACGCATCATGCCGCTCTCGCACCCGGATTCGCGCTTCGTGACGGTCCTTTCGGGAACCTTCCGCATCGGATTTGGCGACAGATATGACGAGGCGGGGCTCAGGGCGTTGCCACCCGGAGGCATCTACACGGAACCTGCCCACGCGAACCACTTCGGCGAGACGGGGGATGAGCCAGTAGTTGTCGCGATCACCGGCTACGGTCCGAGCGGCACAACCTATGCGAACCCCGCCGAGGCGCCGAAACCGGCCAAGTAG
- a CDS encoding DoxX family protein, translating into MKAELTATPDYRLDAVVLSAARVLLSVPFICGGIKNLLAYSGFVGYLASKGMPIPAVLAAPSIATDLVGGLLLILGVRLRLLAPYLALYTIFTAFVGHPFWLVDDPLAHDEMAFQFWKNLSIAGGLLGMSVATAIQPKRRAVSGV; encoded by the coding sequence TTGAAAGCCGAACTGACTGCAACACCCGATTACCGTCTCGACGCAGTCGTGTTATCCGCAGCGCGTGTCCTGCTGTCGGTGCCGTTCATTTGCGGCGGGATCAAGAACCTGCTGGCCTATAGCGGATTCGTTGGCTACCTCGCTTCGAAGGGCATGCCCATACCGGCAGTCCTGGCGGCGCCATCGATTGCCACCGATCTTGTCGGTGGCCTGTTGCTGATACTTGGCGTTCGCTTGCGGCTGCTGGCGCCTTATCTCGCGTTGTACACCATCTTCACGGCGTTCGTCGGGCATCCGTTCTGGCTGGTCGACGATCCGCTCGCCCACGACGAGATGGCCTTCCAGTTCTGGAAGAACCTGTCGATTGCCGGCGGGTTATTGGGGATGTCCGTCGCCACCGCGATACAGCCAAAACGACGGGCTGTTTCCGGAGTCTGA
- a CDS encoding porin, which translates to MKKQFAFASGILICTAAQAQSSVTLYGILDNGISYVSNQKTAGGTGHSNVFASSSNIVGNRWGMMGAEELGGGLKAVFRLESGFSGQTGALQQGGRLFGRQAWVGLSDSGYGTLTIGRQYDSVVDYLAPRSLAQSFVGGLEFSHPMDNDNFSDFFRLDNSVKFASVDYRGLKFGGLYALSNRAGGFNDNRAFSGGATYNTGPLTLSASFMQIDHLGDGANGALDGSSTSGDSTFHARRQQVWGAGVNYALGAATFGLVWSESVLTDATAVNRGNSLAPVSTGSPTDLRFSNYEANVRYLVTPAWSMAASYTFTDGRYSNASINAKPRWSQFNVMTGYALSKSTDVYLMAEYQHVSGASGTIFSGAFIGGSGGASATNRQFLTSAGLRVRF; encoded by the coding sequence ATGAAAAAGCAGTTCGCGTTTGCATCAGGCATTCTCATATGCACTGCGGCTCAGGCCCAAAGTTCCGTTACGCTGTACGGCATACTCGACAATGGCATTTCATATGTCAGTAACCAGAAGACGGCGGGAGGAACGGGTCACAGCAATGTGTTTGCCTCTTCGTCGAATATCGTTGGCAACCGTTGGGGCATGATGGGCGCTGAAGAACTCGGGGGTGGGCTCAAGGCAGTATTCAGGCTGGAAAGTGGATTTTCCGGTCAAACCGGTGCGCTTCAGCAAGGCGGCCGGCTGTTTGGACGACAGGCGTGGGTCGGACTGTCGGACTCCGGCTATGGCACGCTCACGATCGGGCGCCAGTATGACTCGGTCGTGGACTATCTTGCACCGCGCAGTCTGGCGCAGAGCTTCGTCGGCGGACTTGAGTTCTCCCATCCGATGGACAATGACAATTTTTCGGATTTCTTCCGGCTCGACAACTCCGTCAAGTTTGCGAGCGTCGACTATCGCGGCCTGAAATTCGGCGGGCTCTATGCGTTGTCCAATCGTGCGGGCGGGTTCAACGATAATCGTGCATTCAGTGGCGGCGCTACCTACAACACGGGTCCGCTTACCCTCAGCGCATCTTTCATGCAGATCGATCACCTGGGCGATGGCGCTAACGGCGCGCTCGATGGGTCCAGCACGTCGGGCGACAGTACCTTTCACGCCAGGCGCCAGCAGGTCTGGGGCGCTGGCGTTAATTACGCCCTCGGCGCCGCGACGTTCGGGCTGGTCTGGAGCGAATCGGTCCTGACCGATGCAACTGCCGTGAATCGGGGCAATTCGCTCGCACCGGTCTCGACCGGTTCGCCGACGGATCTTCGTTTCAGTAACTATGAGGCGAACGTACGCTATCTGGTTACGCCTGCGTGGTCGATGGCCGCCTCGTACACATTCACCGACGGACGATATTCGAACGCCTCGATCAACGCGAAGCCGAGATGGAGCCAGTTCAATGTGATGACCGGGTATGCGCTGTCCAAGAGTACTGATGTCTATCTGATGGCTGAATACCAGCATGTAAGCGGTGCGTCCGGCACGATTTTTAGCGGTGCATTCATCGGGGGAAGTGGGGGGGCTTCGGCGACAAACCGACAGTTCCTGACGAGTGCCGGGCTTCGCGTTCGATTCTAG
- a CDS encoding cache domain-containing protein: MSRLSFHCKLWSLVGVVWITLAMIGFLSVLQQRHALLDDRKATLDAMLDAAAHVIEAYKGKGNAGEMTLADAQSAALSELGRLRYGTDGYIFVTTREPVMLLNPARPQLVGTYVGNLRDAKGNLLFAGITEAIRMGRGYIQTSTPKPGARTNSEKLSAVRTVSGWNWVVGTGLYVDDINALFVRNALVQGAEILVARFPGVGARDMDHSQREPGDWWRPRLRAGSCTPDRSGEPRLFVRNDAQ, translated from the coding sequence ATGAGCCGTCTGTCATTTCACTGCAAATTGTGGTCGCTCGTTGGAGTCGTCTGGATCACGCTCGCGATGATAGGCTTCCTGAGCGTACTTCAGCAGCGTCATGCATTGCTCGACGATCGCAAGGCCACGCTCGACGCTATGCTCGACGCTGCGGCCCACGTGATCGAAGCCTACAAGGGCAAGGGCAACGCTGGAGAGATGACCCTGGCAGACGCGCAGAGCGCCGCGCTATCCGAACTTGGCCGCCTTCGATACGGGACGGACGGCTACATCTTTGTGACGACGCGCGAACCTGTCATGTTGCTCAATCCCGCCCGCCCACAGTTGGTCGGCACGTACGTGGGCAATCTGAGAGACGCCAAAGGCAATCTGTTGTTCGCCGGCATCACCGAGGCAATTCGAATGGGTCGCGGCTACATTCAGACCAGTACGCCAAAACCTGGCGCAAGGACAAATTCTGAAAAGCTATCCGCGGTCCGGACGGTGAGCGGCTGGAACTGGGTAGTCGGCACGGGTCTGTACGTTGATGATATCAATGCGCTCTTTGTCCGGAATGCGCTGGTGCAGGGAGCGGAGATACTGGTCGCCAGGTTTCCTGGCGTCGGCGCTCGCGATATGGATCATTCGCAGCGTGAGCCGGGAGATTGGTGGCGACCCCGCTTACGCGCAGGAAGTTGCACACCAGATCGCTCTGGGGAACCTCGACTCTTCGTTCGAAACGACGCACAATGA
- a CDS encoding methyl-accepting chemotaxis protein, with protein sequence MSREIGGDPAYAQEVAHQIALGNLDSSFETTHNEETSLLCSLVKMQAQLSDTIISIKTSSTTIAEAAGQIADGNMDLSSRTEQQAASLQQTAASMEQLTATVKQNSENAEQASDFAKEARSVANEGSAMIQDVVRTMCDISESSDRMADIIAMIEGVAFQTNILALNAAVEAARAGDHGRGFAVVAGEVRLLAQRSGSAAKEIRVLIETSGSRVTLGMERVRGAGETMSRIESAIERVTTIMAEIAWASHEQSRGIEQVGIAVEQMDEVTQQNAALVQEAAAAAAGLDEQAEQLRYAVSFFRIAKAPCYERG encoded by the coding sequence GTGAGCCGGGAGATTGGTGGCGACCCCGCTTACGCGCAGGAAGTTGCACACCAGATCGCTCTGGGGAACCTCGACTCTTCGTTCGAAACGACGCACAATGAGGAAACGAGTCTGCTTTGTTCGTTGGTGAAGATGCAGGCCCAGCTATCAGATACCATCATCTCGATAAAAACTTCCTCGACGACAATCGCCGAGGCGGCGGGTCAGATCGCCGACGGTAACATGGACCTTTCTTCGCGCACCGAACAGCAGGCCGCATCATTGCAGCAGACTGCGGCGAGCATGGAGCAACTGACCGCTACCGTGAAGCAGAATTCCGAGAACGCGGAGCAGGCGAGCGATTTCGCGAAGGAGGCGCGAAGTGTCGCGAACGAGGGCAGCGCGATGATCCAGGACGTTGTCAGGACAATGTGCGATATCAGTGAGAGCTCGGACCGTATGGCCGATATCATCGCGATGATAGAAGGTGTGGCTTTCCAGACCAACATCCTTGCGCTTAACGCGGCAGTGGAAGCTGCGCGCGCTGGCGACCATGGACGTGGCTTTGCGGTGGTTGCCGGGGAAGTTCGCCTACTTGCGCAGCGCTCGGGCTCGGCCGCAAAGGAAATCAGGGTGCTAATCGAGACATCAGGCTCGCGCGTAACGCTAGGTATGGAGCGCGTCCGTGGGGCAGGCGAGACAATGAGCCGTATTGAATCGGCAATCGAGCGGGTTACTACGATCATGGCTGAAATCGCCTGGGCATCACACGAACAGAGCCGGGGTATCGAACAGGTTGGTATCGCGGTCGAACAGATGGACGAGGTCACACAGCAAAACGCTGCGCTTGTACAAGAGGCAGCCGCCGCTGCCGCTGGTCTCGATGAGCAGGCCGAGCAGCTACGCTACGCCGTGAGCTTCTTTCGCATTGCAAAAGCGCCGTGCTACGAACGCGGGTAA